DNA sequence from the Malus domestica chromosome 11, GDT2T_hap1 genome:
TATGTGTTGTGTATTGtgtacataaaaataattaaaaaattagtcTCATGTTGGAATTGTTTCTTCATGATTTTGTGGTGCATCTCTGGTATGCCGTATGCCTCATGTGAATTTTTAATGATAATCTAAGTTGGTATTGGTAATGAGTAGAAGTTTTTTACCTGCCTAATGTACAAATAAGTCCAAGTAATTAAATTAGGAGTTAAATAATAGCCACATGCTATGGAAAGATAAGATGTTATAAGACATTTTCTCTTTTTGATCTGCATATATGCCAAAATTAGTAAGTGTTCATGAACATTATCTGATTCTTATTCAATAGTCATTTTCCAAACAATTTTTGTTGGATGTCCATCTTCTCGAAATGTTCTATTAAGCTTTTTATTGGATTGCTTTATCTCATTCAAAAAAGTAATTGAGTATGGTCATTGTTCATCATAGTAATTGTTGCATAAATTAATAGATTGTTGGTTCATTAACTGTATGCTTCGAATGTTTATTGTTTAGGCATTGAAGAATATGGCTTCTTCTTCTAAGAAAGATTTTGCTTGGCAATGGACAAAAGATTTGGATCCTGTCACCATGCATTTCTATTGTGTTTTTTGTAACCACAAATGCACGGGTTCAATTTCTATATTCAAACATCACTTGGGTGGAGTAAGTTCAGGAGGAATGATAAGTTGTAAAAAAGTCCTACCCAATGTGAAGGAAGAATGCTTTGCTAATGTTATGGGAACtaaagaaaagaggaaagctAGCCATGAGTTGTGTCATGGTGGTGGAGAAGAAAGTGAAAGTGTCGATATGGGCACAACAAGGACACCATATGTAAGTAGTAGGAGTGGGAGTGTAAGTACCACACATTCACAAGAAATCAGTTCTTTTCTACCAACTAGGTCAAGGGGACCACTTGATAAGTATGTTACATCGGAAGCTCATCAAACCACATTGAATACACCTTTcaaaaaagaggaaagaagaCAAGCATCCCGAGCACTTGCACGATGGTTCCAAATTATTGTCATTCCATTCAATGCAGCAAACAATGAATATTATGTTCATGCAATGAAATTGGTATCCAATTTTGGTCCCGACTTTGATGCTCCTACAAGCCATGAATATAGAACTTGGATGCTCAAAGAAAAAGTTGAGGATGTACAAAGTATGATGAAAGAACATCAAAAGGCTTGTAAGAGATATGGATGCACTATTATGTCAGATTGATGGTCAGATGGCAAAAGTAGGTGTTTAATCAACTTTCTTGTCAATAGCCCGCAAGGTACTTGGTTCTTAAAATCGGTTGATACATCAGCCTCTATTAAGAATGAAGATTTGTTGTATGACTATTTGGATGATGTTATTCAACAAATTGGGAAGGAGAATGTGGTTCAAGTTATATCCGACAATGCTTCGAACTACAAGAATGTCGGGGCAAAACTTATGGAGAGGAAAGAGAATGTGTGGTGGACTGCATGTACGGCTCATTGCATTGATTTGATGCTAGAAGATATTTCTAAGATACCATGGTTTGATGACACGCTCAAACATGGTAGGTGTATTTCAAAGTATCTATATGAGCATCAATGGATACTAGCTTTGATGAGAAAGTATACCAACAATTCGGAAATTCTTCGTCCGGCGATCACTAAGTTAGCCACTTATTTCCTTACACTACAAAGCTtacaaaagcaaaaagaaaatctTGTTGCTTTGTTTACCTCTAAAGAATGGTTAGAAATTATCTATGCAAGATCCCATGAAGCAAAGTTGGCTAAGCATCATGTGTTACATGATCGTAAGTTTTGGGTTCGAGTTTCCTTTTGCATTAAGGGTGTTCTTCCTCTTGTTTGTGTTTTGAGAGAGGTTGATTCGGATGAGAGACCCCCCATGGGTTTTatatatgagttgatggatgCCGCAAAAGAGAAAATTGCAAGCAATCTTAACAAAGTGGAGAAAAAATATGTCTATTTGGAGAAAGATAGATTGTAGATGGAATGATCAACTTCATCAACCACTATATGCGGCGGGTTATTACTTAAACCCACAATTTCAATTCGATGATAATTTCTCAAATACTGATGAAGTGTGAAATGGGTTGTTTGCTTGCATGGATGGGATGCTTGGGAAAGGGAAAGAACGTGAAGAGGCAGATGTTCAATTGGTTTAATATAATGATAGGCGTGGTCCATTTGCGGATTCTATAGCTATGCAAACTAGGAAAAAGTGAACACTAAGTAAGATTTAATTAGTCAATTGTTAATATCTTTTTATCATTAACCCTTAAATTGCTTACcttactaatattttttttagcgGCTTGGTGGGAGCGTTTTGGGCATAAAACACCCGAGTTAATGAAGTTTGCTATTCGAGTTCTAAGCCTTACTTGTAATGCGTCAAGATGTGAAAGGAATTAGAGCACATTTTCAATGGTAAGTAAATATATTATTAGTATCTTAAGTGTCATTTTTGCTTAAGATGATTAGACTTGAATAATAGAATTGATTTATTTGTAGATTCATACAAAAAGAAGGAATAGGCTTGAACACAAAAGGCTTAATGCTTTAGCCTATGTCAAGTACAATTTGGCTTTACAACAGAGAAGTAAGAAAATGAGGGAGAAGTATGATCCTATTGTTGTGGAAGAAATTGCCTCTTATGATGAATGGATAACGGAGATAGAAGATCTTGTTCTTCCCGAAGATCTTACATGGCTTGAGGATGAGTTATTGTATAATGTTGAGGTCGTAAGGAATGTGCCACCCCCGGTTTATGAAAGTGGCTCATACATTCAAGAGCCTAGAGTcttctcctcttcctcctcctcgtgAGCCTACTCAACCTCAAGGTCCTATTACATACAAAAGAAAACGGGGTAATGAAGCATCCTCAAGTCGAAGAAATGTGGAGTATGATTTGGAAGATTCTTTTGATGAATTGATGACATAACCAACAAGTTCAACTAGAGTTGGCAATGAAGAGGATGATGTTGCCTTTTATTTAGATGAAGAGGATTTAGATGAATGATTGATatctttgtttgtattttgaTTTATATGAAGAGGATTTGGATGAGtgattgttttatttgtttgtattaccTTTTGAATGATGAATTTGGATGATATTACCTTTGAATGATGAATGTAGATGATATTATCTTTTGAATGactatgaatttgaatgaaaaattgaGAATGGATGTTTATTTTACatagtattattttttatacaatgaTTGGAACACATCACCATATTCCCTACTGTTGCATGAAACCAACCTTTACAAGGATAAAACAAAATACCATAAAGGATAGACTTGTAGCTGCCTAATATTCCAATGTCCTAacacaaagaaaattaaatccCTAGAAACTGAATtgggaaaaagaagaagttggAATTGGACATGCTGCTGGATCCTGGCGAACTCGGCGGGGGATATGCGACTTATCAGCTCCTAAGCGAGTCTCATCAACCCGGGATCGATCATATTCATTCCAATAAACATCTTAATCCCGCTTTCCTAACAATCAATTCGGTTGATTAGGATTTTGGATTTTGGGGGAATTGTTGTGATTTATAGTAGGAGGaagagaacaaaataaaggtgtTGAAGGAAGAAGGTCAGCCACCTAACCTGAATTGATAAGTCTTCttctattctttctttctttctttctttctttgtctcTTGAATTGAAGGAGGTCACAATTTCGTcaattgtcttgatgattgtccaccattaggatatttaaaaaagtaatttgatgcaattttagcCGAGGGTTGTCCCTTAAATTGAttaaggcttcttgtggttaatatgtgtaacttcttaggatggacgacacATCTTAAAGGTTGTATGGTTTTTtaaaaggttttcacaaaacttaatgagttttGCATGTTAACATTTGATCTGAACATCACGGAtgagttgcatgttagatatacgttttatATTGCAGGTTCCAAATACGATATACATTAGGAAAACATAACCTTCAATataaaacgtatatctaacatgcaacccatcTGTGGTGTCCAGATCAAATGttaacatgcaagactcattaagttttgtgaaaaccttttgaaaaaccatacaacCCTTAAAATgtgtcgtccatcctaagaaattacacatattaaccacaagaagccttaaTCAATTTCAGGGACAACCCTCGgctaaaattgcatcaaattacttttctaaatatcctaatggtggaCAATCATAAGTAATTAAAAGAACTACGTATGATTGTTAAGATGATGGTGGAATCCTAGTAGTTTAATagattttcaaactattttcttttgttttctttactttcccaatttatttaattgtttttaattaaattcgtttttaatattttaggtcattaaatcaacgttttttttaattttgttttcaaataattaattaagatttgttttatcataaattattcattcaatccctgtggaAAACGTCCTTACTTGAGCTGTTATACTATGATAtgcttgtactcttgcaagtatttttaagtgtttatatCCCTCCCTTCGCAGGTCGTAAAAATCCCCATCAAGAGTTTATGTCAATTTGGATGGaatttatgaaaaactaacggtaagGGAGAAATTAgccaaaaaaaaagtttaaatccttaattttccaagTAAAAAGTTTAAGAGGAAATCGAAAACTAAGTGAAAATTGAGGGGGAAATTGGCAGTATACTCTTACATTTCTCGCCTTAACTGCTTATTGGTTGTTGGTGCTTTGCAGCATCATCTCTCACTTTACAAAAGGTTTGGGACTAAGAATCTTGGAAAATACTTTGTTGTATTTAAAAGTTTACATAACACGACTACATTACTAACGTGATTGCGTTCATGCCAcatgaaataaaaatttatatatgaCATTGCATATTTGATACAAATGAATTTACTATTTGTAAAATTGGCATATAActaattattattgttattttataggaagctttaatgaaaaaggctttttcaaactttttattaaccaaaaaccatttactaactttatttaataaacaagacttaaactttaatgaaaaaagacAAAAACGAGAAAGAACAACCAAAACAAGGAAGCCTCACGTGCAAAATAAGAAattcattttccatccatgcCCCTGCCTTCCGTCAGCCCACTTTTGTTAGAATTAAACTTTCATTTATTTACAAATATGACATTGCctcatttatttataaatatgcCATTTTCTAGAGGAttcgtcaaaaaaaaaaaaaaaacttttgtcAGTCGATACCAATTAACCCCCAACATAATTAATTATCTCAAATTCCTCGCCTCACCTCCcatcaaataaatttaaaaaaaaaataaattccaCAAATCACTACAAAATAATGAACTTTAGATTCGAAAATGACATAATTTCACTGAGTGTATCACATTGCACATTCACTTGTATAATCCAAACTTCTACACAAATCACTACAAAATAATGAAGGTTAACGGAAGATTTCTTGGATCAGTGAAACTTAAAGGGCGAGACTCACATCAACGTTtatgattatgttttttttttttggaaactagttTATGATTATGTTTGGTCTGAATTATGTTTGGAAGTCTCATGCAATTGCCTTCGATCTATCTCATTATAAAATTGAACTcgtgtctctgtgtgtgtgtgtatagtgttccgtttgataaatagtcagtgtttagtttacgaaacggtgatagtactagtgttcgtttgataaatagtcagtgtttagttttcGAAATAGTGACAGTACTtgtattcagtttaagaaatagtgatagtactaatGTTCGGTTTAAGATATAGTCagtgtttaatttaagaaatagtgttcattttaagaagtagtcaatgttcagttaagaaatagtgatagtactagtgttctgtttgagaaataatcagtgtttagtttacgaaagagtgatagtactagtgttctgtttaataaatagtcagtgtttagtttacgaaacagtgatagtacgtCAATACTTAGTTtatgaaatagtgatagtactagtgttccgtctaagaaatagtcagtgtttagtttacgaaatagtgatagtacgtCAATacttagtttacgaaatagtgatagtactagtgttccgtctaagaaatagtcagtgtttagtttacgaaacatagtcagtgtttagtttacgaaacatagtcagtgtttagtttacaaaacaGTGATAGTACAACAGTGATAATACTAGCGTTCCGTTTAAaaaatagttagtgtttagtttacgaaacagtgatagtactagtgttcagtttgagaaataatcagtgttaacgaaacagtgatagtattagtgtttgtttgataaatagtcaatatttagtttacgaaacagtgatagtactagtgttccgtttaagaaataatcagtgtttagtttacgaaacagtgatagtgctagtgttccgtttaagaaatagtaagtatttagtttacgaaatagtgatagtactagtattcgtttgataaatagtcagtgtttagtttacgaaacagtgatagtacttgtgttcgtttgataaatagtcaatgtttagtttacaaaacagtgatttccgtttaagaaatagtcagtgtttagtttacgaaacagtgatagtactagtgttccatttaagaaatagtcagtgtttagtttacaagaaatagtcagtgtttagtttacgaaatagtgatagtactagtgttcgttgATAAATAGTAAGTGTTCGTTTAAGAAAAtaatagaataataataataattaagcaTCTTGATCTTAATCAACAAGCATATGATAATAATTGATCATATTGTAAGTAGGGTCAACATAATCAAGAAATGACTTTACAAGGACCCTCGTTCCATTCAACTATACCTTCACATTCTTTCCAAGGCATTTTTTCGCACTGAGCTAATTTCAATCCGGCTGAAAGTACTCCAGATGCTGCTGGATTCACAACTGCATCATAGTGGGTTGTATCACCTCTAATCTACTGACACAGTTGATAAATTAACTTTCATGGAGACAATGTATTATTTTATGAGGATAAATAAAATGCATACATTCCTAACCTCGTTCAAAagtcaacaaaacaaaacttaataacaaaataattaaccaaCTATATATGATG
Encoded proteins:
- the LOC114819753 gene encoding uncharacterized protein translates to MDGSNLSLIPDDRCKSAKSEKKRKKEYIKTFDFHSCLSQMALKNMASSSKKDFAWQWTKDLDPVTMHFYCVFCNHKCTGSISIFKHHLGGVSSGGMISCKKVLPNVKEECFANVMGTKEKRKASHELCHGGGEESESVDMGTTRTPYVSSRSGSVSTTHSQEISSFLPTRSRGPLDKYVTSEAHQTTLNTPFKKEERRQASRALARWFQIIVIPFNAANNEYYVHAMKLVSNFGPDFDAPTSHEYRTWMLKEKVEDVQSMMKEHQKASSIKNEDLLYDYLDDVIQQIGKENVVQVISDNASNYKNVGAKLMERKENVWWTACTAHCIDLMLEDISKIPWFDDTLKHAAWWERFGHKTPELMKFAIRIHTKRRNRLEHKRLNALAYVKYNLALQQRSKKMREKYDPIVVEEIASYDEWITEIEDLVLPEDLTWLEDELLYNVEVVRNVPPPVYESGSYIQEPRVFSSSSSS